Genomic window (Aethina tumida isolate Nest 87 chromosome 4, icAetTumi1.1, whole genome shotgun sequence):
ttaagtacttGTATGTTCTTAGTGtacaaatactaaataaaatatttcaaactcttttaagaaaaaaagaaaaataattgatttctttaaatttttatgtaaaaaaatagcGGCAATTTAAAAATGCCAAAAAAGTGTATGTTTGAAtggatttctttaatatattttggtacttagtttctatttttaataagtgcTAAACATCGGCGTTTCTTGGAGAATTGAATTTCACGCTTCAGAATCAGAAACCAGAGGGCTTCTTTATTTATCCCTCAGAGCTATTTGCATAACGTACCACGAATTCTCGGTAGGATTCAATGCCAGATTAATGGACAGGCATCAAAACTGAACTTTGATGTCGGAAAACCACTTCTTTGCTTCCTTCTATGTGTGTTTCGGATCGTTGTCTTGTTGAAACACCCATCGCAGTCGCATATTGTCCTCAGAATATGGCAACATAATCCCACTTAACACATTACAATAAGATACTGCTGTCATTATTTCGTTAATACGATATATTGGACCGATACCTTGCTAGGAGAAGCATCCCCATAGTAAATTGCGACTTGACCGCAGTGTTTTGCGGCGGCCTTGTTTGGCTTTTCGTTTTTTAACTATTCTCAATTAGCAATTTTCGAATACATAGTCAAAACGAACGATcaaggtaaattaatttttaatgttttttgacgatgaaaaaagatttttatttccaaatatgATAATGATTCATTCGTTCAATCTTCGGGAATATATTGGCCTTTCATCCTCGCGTTTCCTTTTGGGGCTTATATTTCCGATCATTACCTTCAAGCAATTTTCGGCTATTTTCCGATACGAAAAACCTTTTTTTATGTAGTTGTTTTGCATTGtaactaaaattaactatattttcatttattttacttaggTAGCAACTTATATGTTATATCACATATTTACCGTTTATAAGTATTTTAGGGATACAATAATGAAAGGTTCATCAATTAAAACGACATGTCCctattatgtcgcatatattaatttgtgcaCTTTTCACAGAATGATAAAAATGCGCAAGCCGATAAAAATGTGCTACCTCCAAACAACGGTTTTTGTGTCTAAACATCTcagttgtaaatttaatgtgtaatttcgaataaatttagcaattaacattaaataagtatgttttataaaaacaatacagcaatataattgtttattagtttgtttaattagatattttttaatatttgaaaaatattcaagggtcaaaagtagagcaacttaaaACAACCTTATGTACATTTAGCCTTCacttatttagtatctaattgCATATCCATGGAAAGTTCATCTTAAACTCATGTTATCTTTGGCAAATGGAAGTATATGATTCTATagaatgtcacgataaacaaaacgatACATTATCCGATCTAACTTAACCAGTGGGCTCATGCCAAATTCAGAAACAcatccccaaaccataacgcTTCCTCCACCCTGCTTCACAGTGAGTCTAgtgtacttgggattatacctttcattaattggtcctctcacctatgaaatgccatcaaatttgaataatcggAGACGCctttcatcggaaaacaaaattgttttccctTGCCCATCTGTCCAGCCACATGTTCTTTTGCAAAAAGTAGTCTAGTTTGCAAAAATGAAAAGCTTCTCTGCTGGTTTTTTACCATAGAGACCAGTTCCTTTTAGACTTCGTTTTAGAGTACTCACCAACACAGGGAATtcgtttatttcttgatttatgcTGAATTCGCTGATAAAAGTGTGGGAAACAACAAGCGTTATTGTTTTCCTGGGCACAGCTTTGTTAGTCTTACGTTTTCTACCACTTTTCGAAACTTTGTCCAGTGAAATGATTGATTTGTTACATTCTAGAACTTTtctataatttcataaaatttggtacACGAGTAGGTACCGATTGAAATAAGacattattacaatttgaacTCAGTCGGAAATCGTATTGTCggttttttgttcttttctCTTCAGCCATAGACCATCGACTTAGATTATTGGCCCTAAGGGACAGGATGAATTCAACGCGGATGATTGCTGATGAATGTTTTGCCAATAAAGTTAAGTCAGTTGGTATTCAATATGTTTACCTCCGTATAAGGTCTTTTGACTTAGGTATTTATCGCCTTTTTTTGAACTTACTTCTACCAGCAAACCATAGGCCCCCACTGTAGTGACTGATGTATGGAACGTCCACAGTGGGATGAGGAATGGCATCATCATATGTTACTAAGAGGGCAACATGGAGAAAAAGGTGATCCTCGCTTTGCTGTGGAGAGTCATATTCATAACACTATGGGTTTAATGGAGTCATTGCTTAGCGATATGCGGATGACGTTGTGGAGTCTTATTTTCATCCCTACTTAAGAAGGGATCTcggactaatttttcagcaagtTAATGTCCGTCCACATATTGCCAGGAAGCCTTTCATGTAAATTTACTGCCTTGGTCACCCAGATCTTCAGACCTTTCCCCAATAGAAAGTGTGTGGCATGTTGAATTTACTGCGCCCTCCACCAACTCTTAATAAACTAAGACACCAGATTCAGTTCGTGTTAGATGAGATATCACTAGAAAATTTCGATAATCATATTAGATCGATGCTACGACGCGTCAATGAGTGTCTTAATCAATTAGAGGGTCCGacccattattaattttttaattaattattattctgtaatagtttaatatttttctaaaaaaaattaaataaatcaactaGGTGTGAcggaataaaatgaaaatatttgcaattcaatttcaattcaattttatttaaattcgttGTCTGGCCTGAAAATAGCTGATAATTGGAATTTGTATCGATTTCAATAAGTCgaaaaactattttgaatttctaatCTAACTTAAAAGACGAGGAGGAGATGTACATACAacggaaaaatattattaagacaGAAGGaagaacaaaaatttaaattctttcatTCAGATatgatgtttaaataataataataccaaCATAACCAAAAAACGCATCACATGAAAATAAGCTTGTGagtcattattttaaactgagGGAACAAACTGgaagaacattttaaacctTTATATGGTGATTCGATAATTATAAGTGAAAAAGTACTTTTTGTATCCTTCTCCACATTTTCTAACCTTTCTTTACATAATAGAATAAGTGGCTCTAAAAACTATATGATAAACTGGGCCATTTTACTAAAACATTGCTTTATACTATCTTATTTATgattgcaaaatttaaataaaatatatatcggagAATTagcattaaaacaacaaaataagcaAAACGAAGGCACGAATGAGTAGTCGAATGTAGCCGTGAGCCGAATAATCGAATCGTTCTTAGAAAAGTGCGTATGTGAAGAAATGATGTGTTGTTACTTTAGGTGGTAATAGTattgtatttcaatattatctcTGCTTTTCTGAAACTATCCTTCTGAAACATTAAAGgatgtttgttaaaaattgtcaaattcgTAAATGAGTGCACAAGGTTGAAGAATGTGTAcacaaatcattttatttgtcatttaaagATCATCTCAGGTGGCTTAAtgatttaaagataaaaaggtttaaacaataatttgacagaattaataattatttttttaaatgaaatagagaaaattttatatcttaaaatgCAGCTTCACATTTAGTGggtatttattgtaaacttgTAATGTAACTTGGCAATAATCATTCCTAGGtcacaaaatatgttaatacttCGTAATTGACTTAAACTTTACTGCATTACCAAAatgaagtaattttattaagcatttacatttacaaatataaataaataaataaatatatagcaTTGACCGAATAAACAAGGATTATACCTTGGACTTGGCCATAACCGTTTAGGAATACCAATTTCGTATAACGAAAGTAAATCCGTGCAGTAGTAATCAGCGGTATTCAATAGTGAGTGGTTGTGGATAATCAAAATGCCTTCTGAAGCGCTTTGTAATCAATTGACACTGGAGcaagaaaattacaaaatattacaattgcaaaaactgattaaaggtaagttaaataaactatattcgTATTTGTTTCATTGCGTTGTAAAGTTGTAACACGATAcacaagtttatttttaaaaatccgtcatttttaatttattattttaattataagtttagccacgtaattttgaattacataaactttataattcaagtatttttctcacaaaatattaattaatttccattaatgttatataataaaatcacttATCtctgttaattttcaataaaaaagagtaattttataaatttacattcaacGTGATGGAAATCTCATTTTGTATCCATAACTAATTTTACCAGTCAACCAGTTTTATCCAATGAAGTTTTTGTCTCACAAAGATAAtgcatattataaaaaatgctttATTTGTATAGAggaaatttaccaaaattatttaaagtatattatattacaccAGTATCTCTTTAACTATAAGTTAGTAGTGCAGAGTTCAGAAGTTCTTGTTACAATAAATGTactgtttttagtaatttcaagAATTTGTTGAACGTCACACCGACAGCAACATGCTAGTTATATGTGTGTTGAGTACATACTTCCTTGTCATTATTCATTCAAtattaactgaaaaaatttttttagtttcgttttagtttattgtctttattttaaaacaaataaatttatcaacgcCAAAATAGTAGTAAAATATCTCaagtttgatattaaatattatatatgttattttctAGGGAAAGTTACTTCGAATACATACTTTATtaacaactttaattaataattggaaaGACTTGCAAACTACAGGTTTCAAAGGTTAATGCAATTAAttctctttaaattattcGCTAATTTTTGCGAACTATATATTAGGCATGATTACCTGCTTGATGTGAATAATTATggttatcattatttaataagtacaATTATATATTCCTGTCACAAACATTCATCATTTGTACTCAAACATGAAACCatgtttgtaattatattaaaaaaaatataactacaaACAtggtttgtaataaattttaagaaatgaatactaaactgtataaatttgcAAAcagtaaatacataaatattatgggTATAGGTaagtaaatgaatttttactagaagtattttataaagcgtttttctataaaatatgacagtatataaataatagtttgtcCTGGTTTCTCTACGgtttaaaatgaacaatttaaagaatctgatattctaaatgtttttcttttaattatctttattctaattcttgttttaattacagccaaaaagtaattttgtatttatgtatttatgtatttgcctataaaaataatatttattatgatattttagtttgacttagtaagtaatatttttgtctccCTTTCCACATTTTCTTTCAAGCAATAAGAATCACAAAAAACATATCGAAACCAATGTTACTTGATTGAACAGAATGCTGGCTCTCTCAATAGACATGCATCTAGACCTTGCATGGGTTGAATATAGTATTTGTCTTTTAGCTCATTTTTCTCATTGTGAGCTCCTGGGAATATGTAGACGGACATTATCTTGATGAAAAATTAGTTCGAGATCTCTTTTTATGTAGGGATAAAAATGAGGGTCTAAAACGTCATCCACATATCGTGTCATATTACTAATGAAAACTGAAGGTGATCTGCTACCATAAGCAATAGCACCCCATACCATTAAACCCATAATGTTATGAAATAACTCTCCACAGCAAAGGGAAGATCACGTATTTCTCCACGTCATCGTCTTACTAACACATGACAATTACGTATGCCCAAGCAAAAACGAGATTCATTACTAATCAATGCGATTCCATCCGTCATCCCACTGTTGTTGTTCCATACCAGTCACAACATTAGCGCCTAAGGTTTGCCGGTTGAAGTAAGTTCAAAAAATGGAGGTAAACAAATCGAATATCAATTGACCAACCTTCATCGGCAAAAAATTCATCACCAATCATCCGCGTTGAATTTATCCCGTCCCTTGGGGCCAATAATCTAAGACGACGGTCTTGTGGCTATGTTGCAGTTCTGGGTCTTACGGAACCTCTTGTTCCACCTCTTCCACCCTCTTCACTTACCAACATCGTATTACAATACTCACATTTGTTCAAACGCCACGTTATTTCTTGAAACGAAATTTCTGCTTCATCTAGGCCCTCCGGTCATGTCAACATTTAGCATAagttactaaataaaacaaattgtgataaaaactaaattcacGCTTATTTGAAATACTAtgaagaaataatatgaagaaaaaaaacaaaaaaccgaCAATACGTTTTCCGATTGAATTGATTaatcaaatatgtattatCCAAATTTACTACTAATAGATATTAgttatcttaataaaaactaatctatCCTAAATTTACGTTCATCGAATTTATGAcacctaattttattatatatatttttttatttcagagaatgaaaaactaaacaaacttTGTAATGATGAGCTATATTTaagaagatttttattaagtacCAATTTTGATGTACAAGCTGCTTTTAACAgggtaacaataaaaattcttacttCTTGTAGTATGTtcccaatatatttattttagatgaatttattttatgagttATTATTGGAATATCCTGATTGGTACACTAGAAACAACCCTATTGAGTGTAAATCATTTATCGACATGGATATACGCCTTATTCTCCCAGGAGAGGATAAGGAAGGCCGACCTAtttatttgatgaaatttggtatggttgttatttttatattatttatattttattttatttatatttatgactgatttaaatgataattttaaaaaacctttaaattcatctttttcaactttttagcAAATGTTGATGTAGATAAAATGGACATTTTGGATGCTGTTGCTGTGGATGATATAATGCTGGAAGTATTTTtcaaagaagaaaatattaaaaatggactTTGTGTCATTATAGATGTATCCAATATTTCGCTAAAGATGCTAAAGTGGTTAACCcctcataatattaaaactggtCTGAAAAAACTAGAAGCCACGCCAATAGAAAATTACAGATTTCATGTGGTAAAGTCTTCATTGATAGTGAATgctgcaattaaaattatttggccATTTTTGAATGACAGAATTAAGGAGATGGTGAgttgtgaaaaataaatatatacataaattaagaataaatttgctgaaatgattaatgaatttattttttaggtaaaatttcattacaaCAATATGCAATCTTTGTATGAATACATTGATAAAGAAATTTTGCCAACAGACCTAGGTGGATACACGCAAATTGATACTGAAAAGTTACGTGAGAAAGTATATGTTTGCAATAATGACATTTTAGAAAGCTTTGAGAAAAGGCGATCAATTTTCCTCAATTGATcgactcaaaatatattacaatggtttggtaaaaatttatattgttttactataaatgtttttattttattcgttatatattaattagttatagttgtaataaagtttatgATGATTACTAAGCTTTTTTGTGAACTGACTTTTACTCtacaaaaacatttacatCTAGGATATTTTAACTCATTAATGACCTTTTTACTAGTTTGCCACCCTATACTTTAAAATGGAACGAAAACATAATAGACTGTTTCGAGAACACACTCAACTACATGTTTTTCCAATACTTTCAAACCATAATGTTCTTTGTCCAtagtttaaaaagttggtgTGTATCCTCAGTCCAAGATAAACCATTCACAGTAACTCTTCAATAACCTCAATATTGATGATATGGCAGCTACCCTGCTAAACGTTGTCTAAATctctaacaaatattaaaaacaaaataatacctAGAACATTTCCATGAGATACTTTTACTGATCGACTTCTAAACTTGACTATATCTTCCTCTTTGACATGAGTCATCTCTGAGACCAATTATAAagctattataaaaatcaatgccAAGTAGCATCTCTTCTTTCATAACGTTCTAGTTTCTCTAACAAGATCCTGTGATCATATGCGTTGGTTTAATCTAGAAACAGgcacaattaattttcactCTGTTGTAATGGATCTATTTCTCAAATACCCATGATGATGCCCAGCAAACAGTTTGAATTCCTAATATATTTTGCATTATCATTtcgtaaattattgaaaaaaaaattggattgATGG
Coding sequences:
- the LOC109596508 gene encoding retinaldehyde-binding protein 1 isoform X2, whose protein sequence is MNTKLYKFANSKYINIMGIENEKLNKLCNDELYLRRFLLSTNFDVQAAFNRMNLFYELLLEYPDWYTRNNPIECKSFIDMDIRLILPGEDKEGRPIYLMKFANVDVDKMDILDAVAVDDIMLEVFFKEENIKNGLCVIIDVSNISLKMLKWLTPHNIKTGLKKLEATPIENYRFHVVKSSLIVNAAIKIIWPFLNDRIKEMVKFHYNNMQSLYEYIDKEILPTDLGGYTQIDTEKLREKVYVCNNDILESFEKRRSIFLN
- the LOC109596508 gene encoding retinaldehyde-binding protein 1 isoform X1; the protein is MPSEALCNQLTLEQENYKILQLQKLIKENEKLNKLCNDELYLRRFLLSTNFDVQAAFNRMNLFYELLLEYPDWYTRNNPIECKSFIDMDIRLILPGEDKEGRPIYLMKFANVDVDKMDILDAVAVDDIMLEVFFKEENIKNGLCVIIDVSNISLKMLKWLTPHNIKTGLKKLEATPIENYRFHVVKSSLIVNAAIKIIWPFLNDRIKEMVKFHYNNMQSLYEYIDKEILPTDLGGYTQIDTEKLREKVYVCNNDILESFEKRRSIFLN